Genomic window (Daucus carota subsp. sativus chromosome 5, DH1 v3.0, whole genome shotgun sequence):
TCGTCAACAGAAAAGATAATTGGTGCAACAGTTCAGTAACGCATGATAGCACTGTAAATCACTGCAATACTAATGTACCTCTAGTAAAATAAGATTATTTCTGATTTGTtgagaaaaaataaaacagaTTTAAACCAACTCACAAGGTGAGAAAATACTAGATAACTAGACTGAGACTACTGGGCGATTAACAGAAGACACATTGTACAtaactaaaatacatatatcttaGTATAGCCAGATATGAACTATGGAGATTTGGTTATAATACTGAATAATTTACAACACAATTACATGAATGATGAATCCATCTCCACTCTACAACTATTATTCTACTAATACTTGGAACCTAAATGCTCATTTAACTTTGAATACCCCTGGCAATTCCGTGCCTTCAGTATAGAAATTTTGTGggatgaattaataaataaaaatatacaatattcaatataatatattattacgaGGCGTTTACATAGATAAATTGTTCTGCCATTAAGGTCTGAGGAGCATGTGTCATGTAACTtgtgcatgtgtgtgtgtgagtgagAGAGAGAAAGGGCCTGGGAGGGGGGAAGGACTACCCCTAGGAGACCTCTGAGAGCAGCCTGCAGCTCAGTCTTAACCAAGAGGCATGCATCAATATTATCACCTCTTGCGTTAATGGCTTCCCATACCCTTTCAGCTATTCCTGGACCCAAATGAGGTTTAACAGTTTTGACCCACTCACCATGATTATTATTGAATTCGTACCTACGGTTCAGAAGGCAAGGCGACAATGAAGAAACCAGAAAAATAATAGAAGAGAGAATTGTatcaagatatatataaaagacaAATCATCTGCACCTTTGAAGTAACCTCATGGCATTTGATAAAGCCACTAAAGGCTCTATGTTAAATTCTTGGCTTTGTATATCTTTGCGCATGAAATTCTTAAGACTTGGAACATTGTGCTCAACATTGTCCCCCAGGTTTACATAACTTAATGTATTATCTGCAGCAACACAATGTAAAATGATCGCATATTTGATACgaactataaataaatagatatcTTTCTATCTGCATTCACCATTATTTCAAAATGATGAGTTGACAATTTATAAGTAAATGAAGGCACAACTGTTGAATAATTGTTACCTCCATATATCTGTTTCACTGCTTCCACAAGAACATTTTTTATTCGAGCACTAGGGATGCTAAGAAGCTTGAAACAATCTTCAGCTATGATAATTTTGGATGGTCTCACAAGACCATTGTCAGGAAGTTGCAATAATATACTTCCAACTCGACTCAATATCACAGGATCCCTTGCAAACCATCCTGTCAAAGAATAGTTGTCCCAAATGACTTTAAGAAGTTCAAAAATGGTACCTAATCATTCTAATCAATTTAGGAAATGTACAGTTTCCCTAAAACAAATTTCAGTTTCCTTAAATTTTACTTTAAAGTTGTTAATATTAAGTATGTAGAGTAACAACTCAGCGAAAGAAAAGTATGCAGAATAAGAGTCTACTACACAAACATAGCAACTGATACGAATTGCTTGTAAAACTAAATACCGCAGGACATTACATCATCtttgaattatatatgattttaggTCCTATGGCTATAAAATACTGCcgcaaacaaaaattaaatttaggtCATATCTGTGTATAAAATTTCTCACCCGCAGTGTCAAAACTCTGGGCCATTGGAACTAGACCAGCAGTTGAAACAGCTCCATGAGAAGGTCGAAAGCCGAAAATTCCACAATATGAAGCAGGAACTCTAATGCTTCCTCCAGTGTCAGTTCCTGCAGAGGATGGCCTTTTGGCTTCAGTCAATTAGCTTACTACAGAAGTACAGAACTAAAATACTCTCGAGTAAGGAATGTTTTACCCAAGGAAAAATCAACAAGGGATGCTCCAACTCCAACAGCAGATCCACTAGAAGATCCTCCAGGTACTCTATCTGGTGCACAGGGATTTGTGGGTGTGCCATAATGTACATTTTCTCCATTTATGCTATACACAGATTAAATGCGTTATTATATATACAGATCATTCTTCAAATTTTTAAGATGAAACAGTACAGAAGATATATCTTAGGCGTAAAGAATTATAACATGGATCAAAAGCTTTTGTGGAgctttaaaaaaagaagaagaaacaatGCATATCATTAATCATACATAGCACAACATAAAAATTAAGAATTGCAAAGGTAAAAAGTAGTTGACAGAGATTAGTGTCTAAGACTCTAAATCAAAAGCACCAGTCATAAGTCAAAATAGAAGTCAGCATTACGAagaaacaaatctataaattattaaGAACCCCAAATGCCAAAAATGTTCTGGATTCTTCCATTTAACTGCCTCATAGTAAACAGCCTGGGCTCCTGTAGTATAATTACTTATCAAAGAGTTCAACCAAAGGGCAAATTTTCAGATACATCGAGACCATACACTACATTATAACAAGTAAGCTTAGGGCATACATGCCCACAAACACAGTGTGTGTTTTACTTTGATACCAGCTTTGTGCATAATTAAATTTCAGTGCTATTACAGGGCCACAGGCAACATCATATAAGTTGCGCATATAGATGTGTTGCACACAGAAAAGTCAGTGATGAGTATAAGTTCAGTGCCATCTAATGTAGTGTTAAACTGTCAAAATGGACAACAGCACCTACAAAAATTAAGTTGAATTCGACTTAAAACTATAGCTAAGTTCTAGGGAAGATGGAATTGCTGGCTGTTTCATGTATTGCAATCGACATTGAAAAATAGTTCTCCCTATATGACTAAATAGTAAGGACGTAGATAATTTTCATTTAATGATGATAATGCAAACTGTTTCACAAGCATTATTCAGTGTGTTTTTTTGTGTTAGGTAGTATATTGTAGCACACATTATTTGAATTTGAAGTACATCAACATAACATGTATATAAACATACTTATATGTGAAAGGCAGATGTTTAAGTTTATCAAACCTGTATGCCATTTCATCCATCACAGTTTTACCCACACATGTTGCACCAGCCCTTAAGACAGCCAAAACAGCTGGTGCTGTCGCTAGAGCAGGTGAATGAGTTTGAGCCCAATCGGGGTTTCCGAATCCAGTCACATGTCCATCCATATCAAATCTGATTTTAATgttctaaatatataaatatgaggTAAAAAGCAGAACCTAATAATTCTAATTTATTATGGCCTATATGCTTCAAATTCTCTCTACAATAGCAATAAGCACCGGTCAAAGCATGAAACACAGTGGCTGTGAAAAGGGGTCAATTATAGTGTAACAATCTTCACTGATTCAGACTGTTGATATTGAAGAGATGGCAAATATTGTTAACAGCCTGCACTTTTTTTGGACTAAGTAATACGGAGGCAGGGAATAATTATTGTGTGACATATTTCGGACTGTTAAGACAGAAGCAAAACCCACAAATTTACCCAACATACATGGGaactaaataaaattaatagaatttttttaacaGAACAGATGTAGTCCAAATTCCAATCATATATAACACTAAACTCAAAACAAAGTAAAAGACGAAATAACCAGACACTCAGAGAGCTCTTCGAAAAATTCAATCAGTCTTAACCGACATGGAAAAACAGATAAACAGTTTAGACCATATACTTTCAAGAATATTAAGTAGAGAATATAGCCACAATTTAAGCAAAACACTTTGAAACTTCATACAATAAACAAACCCCAACAGtgtaatcaatattttattccaagAGTCCTAAATGGTCACATTCAGTTTGTAGACAATTCCTTGAATCATCATCTTCCCAATGTACAAATTGAGTATTCGTAAAAATCGGGCTATACAAATTAAGTTTTAGAAATTTTGATCAAATTTGTGGATAGGCATTAGAGAAATTTTGGGTATCTTAGTTCGTGCATGCAACTTTTGGTTTCAAAACCATAGAATAGGTGGTTTTTCATCTGAGTTGTGCTGAGCAATGAATTATGATAATACCTACAACATTTTCAATCTAGTAAAGTTATTTGTATTAAATTTTCATTGTGCAAAAGGGTAAGCAAATCCTGCACTCTTGAATTTCACAACAATTTGTGTGTATCAGTCTATAATATATTGTGAGTAGTGTTTGTGTGTGCTAAGTGAAGAAATTATGAGATAGAAACAGAGAATTACTATATAAAAAGAATGTACATGGCATAATATGAAAGAAATGAGGAACTAGTAAAGGGTTGACTTGCATATCTTTGACAGCAAAAGTGAGGCCATCCAAGAGACGCTGTTGAGAAGAAGGGGTGGGTTGTACTGTAAATCTCTCCATAAAAGCTCCATAATCTTtatctctctccatctctctctctcttgtgGTTGCAGATAAGGTTTTGTTATCATTATGTAGTTGATAGATAAGATCATAAGAAGAAGACGACATGGAGTCTGCAATTCATCTGGACTCGACGGGACTGGTCCGGTCCAAACATTGGTTGATGGACCCCACAACTAATTTCAACTGTTTGCGGGCAGCTtcataagagcaactccaatgcacccACTCCTTACCTATTTTTAGTCTACATGGACAAGATTTGAAGATTGAGAACAAAAAACACAACTTCAACCCAACTCCCTATCCCTCATTtattttaggtgagagaaagttcaaccccttatttgagggatgaaaaagcaaacccTATGTTCTTCATGTCATCATCAGCTCATATATCTTCTTGTTTTTCTGTTGTTCACAACTGCAACCTCTCTCTATTTCAGTTGCATatgtgaatttgaaatataggAGATCAATATAAGGAATACCATTGGAGCAAAATAACTTTTTGGTCCcctatattttaggtaatcattattatataatattttaggggttgaaaatagggaattgcattgggcttgctctaatattttcatgaaaaaatGTTTGGTACACgtgattatatataaaattttgtatataatgaCATGAGTTAGATTTTAATACTCTTTCGTACTCTTTCGGTACTCTTTTTCCATACTCTTTTTGTACTTTTTCGTTACCGACTccagttttatttttatcaattgaaTCGGTCAAATACAAACGAATCTgtaaatagaaattaaaaaatcatgtaCAATTTAGTGATGCCCGTGATTTTGAGAATTTTTCTTGTTAAACCAACTTAAAATGTCTATAAATACAACACCACATCTTCATCTATACACTACTTATTCTATCTGAATTAGATGATCCTTTGAGAAAATTTTTTATCCCTTTCTCAAAATGTATCCCAAAATAGTCGAGTCTTTTGATGCACTTTATCAACAATCTTCGATATTTACCTTTTTTTATTTAGCATTTTCAATATATGGACTATCTACTCAACACCACTTCATCAGCCGTCATCCCACCACCTCGTAAGTTTTCATCACTACCTCCAACACCATCCACCACGAATTCTCGTCACCCACCATATGAGCAAGTACCACCCTACCCAtcattcaaaattttatcaaccCCCAGCTCCAAACAATCGTCATCAATTAAAGCAACACCACCACACCCAAGCACTCATCATCAACAAAAAGAAGTATCGAAGAATTTGTAAAGTAACAAGAAGAAGTTATAACAACACAGCAGCATCAAGTTGGGTGAATTGGGTtcgaattatatattatatattataataaagagTATTGTGATGGTATATATAACTTTCAATTGGAAAAGAGATATTATAATACCAATATGTAAAAATTAtgatgtttatattattttttttaaaaatgaaataatctcaaaatttatgtggatgacttctTTATTtctgagagcatctccaaccaaaTACCAAAATCCCAAAATAATGTGATTATGGTGCAAAGACTACTACAATCCAACTACAAAATGGTGTAAACATACGTCAAATTAACAATGTGACATTAAATTTAATGTCAAATGTTTATTGAACGTGATTTCTATTGTTTAGTTGTCACACAAATAAGAACATGCATAAACCTCTATGTTGCTATGTTGCTGATAGACtgatttttattgtttagttGTCAGACATAAGTACATGCATAAAATCTCTATAATCTATATTGCTCGAAATTCTACTATTTAGTGACAAATCTGTAACTTTATATTAAAAACCATGACAATTTCCGTAATAGTATAGTAATATCGTGTTTTCATGGTCTTCCGAGGATAATTATCCTCATTACACCACAAGAAAATGCACAAAGAATAAACGAGTTACAAGACTGGAGTTCAGAAGAGCTTAAGGTCTCAATGCAAACAACAGCAGGTACATTGTACAATCAGCAATTTAGATCACATGGTaattattctaaatttaaatcatacaGATCGTCAAGGAGTTTGCTGCCATCCTTACTTGGAATTAATATTGATGAATCAACGTGCCATGACTCGTCCGTTGATGCTGTGCTCCTTGCTCCCAGACTTTCCGGAGAGGATTGTGTTCGACTGTCGCGGTGTGAAGGCTTTGTAAAGACTTTAAGCTTCACATTGTCATTTGTTGTGGTGTGCGTGGTAGTGCAGGGTGTTTTAACTTTCTTCTTTCCTTCCAACATAGTTACAACGGCAGACATTGATGGCCTAAGGGTAGGAGATGAATTACAGCATAGCAGAGCTATATTTAACATACTTTTCGCCTCTTTTTTGGAGTAATCTGTGCCAACAATCGGGTCTACAATTTCCAGAAGATTTCCCTGTTCTTGAAGGATGTAGGCCTTCAAAACAGTTAAAGTCAGAAGGGGTGAAATAGACAACATTCAGTGCTTTACACGTGCTAATGTGTACCCAAGTtgcaattattttttcaaacatACTGTGCAATTATATATGCAACCTCGTTTGCAACTCCAGTTACCTGGAAATCAACTTTTTTCAACCAGACCgtatttctgaaaataagtttgaaaatatgggtatttttgcaaatttcccTCTGATTTGATGCATGAGTAACTACTCTGGAACCATTCACTGGCTGCTAATCTTATATTTAGCGAGAATACTTTATACTCCAGGGCTTTGAAAGACACAATTTTATCAGAAAGTTGCATGAGAGGCTGCTGCCTGGATTTGTGTGTGTGATGCGCATGTTTAACACAAAAGCACAGCAATATAGGGGGAAAAATGCAGAAGTCAATGAAGCGCGATGTTACCCAGTCAATAAGGTGTTCAAAATTCTCTTGTGGCATGTAACCTGTGTTGCTTCTCCCACTAACAATCTCTAGCGCTACAATCCCAAAGCTGTACACATCTGCTTTGTCAGTCAAATGTCCCCGCATTGCATATTCTGGAGCTATATACCCACTGGTAATAAAAAATGCAAAAAATAATTTGGTGAGTTTAGTATGTTATCTCTACCCAGACCTGTTCCAACTTAACACAGAGGAAGCGTACTTTGAGTTACAGCCTTACAGGCTTACATTAATCACTAAATAAAGAAGCATGAACAACTGAAAGAGATCATATTTAGGATCTTCTACTAATTTTTTAAGGCCAATGTGATAGGAAACTGATAAAACTGAATTTCTTTTGGAGAAGAATCTCCTTAATGACCTTTTGTTCTGATATATACACAAAGACATTTGCAAAAGCCTCGAATATTCAGACAAATCAAAGGGAGGACCTCTTTAATATCTGATCACCATGCTTAAGTAACCACTAATGGAGTTTAGCATTCAAAATTATCACATTTACGaatacaaaaaattagaaaGGCTCACGCTGTTCCTGCAACTCTTGTGCTGATATGAGTGTTCTCTTCTTCATTAAGCTTGGCCAAACCAAAGTCTGAGATCTTTGCGTTAAGATCTTTATCAAGCAATACATTGGTAGCCTTTATGTCTCTATGAACTATTTTTAACCTTGATTCCTCATGAAGATGAGACAAGCCTCTTGCTATACCCAATATGATCTTCTTTCTCGTCATCCAGGTGAGGTTTAATTGGTGTCCTTCACGACCTAAAAGATGAAGGAAGAAGTTAGAGAGAGACAGATAGAAGGTGAGAACCAAAAAAACACACGAGGTGATAGTAATAACAAAACACAAAGATTAGACTTCGTTAAATACCAAAAAGGGCTCGAGCAAGACTATTGTTTTCCAAGTACTCATATATTAGCAACAACTGATTTCCTTCAATACAACATCCATAAAGCTTCACGAGATTCGGGTGTTgtaaagcagatatcaggcctatCTCATTGATAAATTCTCGGTTTCCCTGCCTAGATGTAGAGGAGAGCTGTTTAACAgcaatctctagaccatctggTAGTACACCCTATACGCAAAGCCATAAATCTAGCAGTtgttaaattagaattaaaaaaaaaaaaaaaaaactcatttcAGAGTTATTCAGTCTgtaagtttatatttttttagccAGTATGCTAGCCTGCAGGCACAACTTGAATATATGCGCACAAAGGTCTCTTTAGCCTATAAGAATTGGGGACTATGACAATTATATTGCAGCATATTTCGTCTTTGGGACATATGTTTAGTTACAATAGAAGAATGCAGTCATATTATTCAAGCATGGACATCTTCAGGTGCAATGCAAGAACAGCTTGCCTATCCAagaaataattacaaattttttaaCCTGCTTTCATGCATATTCATTTGTTTAGTACTTGAAGCAAACTGTTTACCGATGTCCTTCTAAATTATGTGTCAAGGAAACAAAGATAAACTCGATTTAAAAGCAAATTACCTTGTAAACTGGTCCAAATCCTCCTTCACCAATCATATTTGCGCGGTCAAAGTTATTAGTTGCAGCTCTGATGTGTCTCAAACTAAAATAATCTGTCTGTTGTTCAATTGCTCCACGCAGTTCTGAAAACATATAAGAATTAGGTTTTCCAGGACTGCTCaagattctttttatatttaacaggatcacaatatatatagagaaaaaCTTTTCGTCCAAAAAATTATAGGTCTCGaagatatgaaaaatattattctgcAATTTGTTAATATTCATCAGCAGTATCCAGATAACTCTCTTTTTGGAAACCATGTATCATAGATGCAAATGTTCATCTGAGGCATCTTATAATAATTCATTATGCTAAATTTCATCGTTTTATATTCGTTAGGAGACTGAGTAGGTATATTTCTGTGATTCTATTCTGCAGTTGCATCATCAAGCACCTAATGCTCTGTTCTAACAGTCAGATGTTAACATCGAACATAATTAAATTCAATGACcataaaattttatgtacatCATACCTAGTTATCGTACATATATACCTCCTTACATGCATTAGTTATAACAATACTTGACGAGTGGCGAGCCAGAAAATTagtgttgcaacttgcaagggccaaatataattataaaaaaaaggtaTTCTTTTAAAGTTTTTGATAGTTCTACTGTGGCTGTAAGCTTTTATTTGTTGATGTCTTTGACATCATCAAGACAAGCAACCTAGTTTCTATGTAACACACAGATCAAAGAAGTGACGGTCTTTATCCAAGAGAGTTGCATATACATGTTAGTTAGACATGTAAAATTCTCCAGAATACAATACAagaatttataaaacaaatgaTAATCTTAGATTCACATGCGTGTTTAATATTGGGATGAGATAACCCACCTTTGTCTAAAACGTCTGTCTTTCCTAGCAAACCACTGATCCAGAGTACAACTAATATCAAGGCAAGGCTCAAAAGTGAAATAACCACAATGCCAGCAATAGCTTGTGTTGATAGTCCTCTGGTTTTGAAATTAAATTCTATTGAGATAAGGAATTTTAGTTACAGATTAGGTACCaagaagtcaagaacataagtagAAATTCTAAAAATACAGGATAAACTCACTTGGCGTTACTGAAATTGCTGATATAAGAGGCCCATATACACCTCTATCAGGAACTGCAGTAGTCCCCTTTCCAGCCCAGTACAAGTGAATCTCTAAAGTGCTACCAGAAACATTGACATCGTGCTCCAAGGTGATTCCCTTTCCAAATCCTCCAGATCTCTCTGCAATGTTAAAGTCTTTCCAAACAACATTTCCCTGTAGAGAAACAACATAAACTTATGCGGAAAGCTACAGCAGCCTACTTTTAAGGCCTAAGAAAGAAATTATAGCTGGATTCGATAAACTTTAAAATCTGGAGTAAATTAATCTATAATAACATATTAAGATTTCTTACTCACTTGGATAGATATATCAAAAATGCGCTTTCCAATACTGTTAAAGGTTGCATCATTAGAAAACTGTATTTCGGCAAAGTGGAGACGGACTTTATAGGCACCCTTTCGCAAGCAAAGACCATAGTACTTGAGTGAAGAAGGGGATAGGCGAGCTGTTTGATAGTATTTTTCTCCAGTCACATTGGTATTACTAGCAACATAGTTGGATCTGTCATTATACATGAAAACACCTGTACTGCTATAAGCCCATCGATCTGTAggataataaaaataagatgCTCCTTCCGTTACCAAGTCCTCTTTATACTCCTTGCCCCCGGCCTCTATTTTGGGACCTCCACAATTAATAAACAGTGAATAATCTGcaatatgaataaatattttcatgCTGTAGTTGACTACGTGTTAATGGGTACTCTGGCACTGGCACCATATAGGTGGAGAAATTATACATGTTAAATTACTGACATTTGGTATTCCCGGGGCAAGGGAGGTCTTCCTTCAAGCACCACAAAGTTCtgaaattgattaaaaaaatattagttggCATACTGCAGATGAATCTTAAGCATTGCAAAACTAAAACATGTGATGTTAGTAGGAAGAATTACGCATTGCTGGTTGAAGATAATTGGCTAGCAACCAAGTTcctgcaaaaaataaaatttgttgaaactAATGTGATCATGAACAAATAAAGACATCCTGACATCAATAGGCTTACACTCTAGATTTCTGGCATCTATCTTCACTTGTTGGCACAGTAAAATTGTTGTAAGATACATCACTGCAATGAATAGAAGATTAACAATCAAGAAAACAGTCCACATCCTTTTGTGAAACGAAAGTGCAAACTCGATCACAAAACAATGGTAGCAACATTAACAGAAACTCAGAAAGCATACTGACAAATTTCTTGTGCTGTCAGATATCCAGCTTGGTATCACCCCATTTAGTAAGTTGTTATTCAGATACCTATATCAAAATATGCTTTTAACAAATTGAGTATAATATAGAGAGTTAATTACAATGAAACATATATGTTTTAGAAGGAATAAGTAGTAGCGGCTAAAAGAAAATACAGCAGTGAATTTTAtggtttcaaattaatttttacttctTGCATCAGAGGTACTTTTAGACTATAATGAAGAAATTGTACTAGCTACGCACAAAAAGTTTAGACTGGACTCCAACGGCTGAATTGAATCTGGGATGTGTCCAGATAGCCTGTTAAAACTCAAATCTCTGCAAAGAAACAAAGCTTATATGacgcaaattaaaaaaaatgcaatAATATAATGAATAAAAACTTCATGCATCATGCTGCAGGTAGGAGctcaccacaacaatcatcaATATAAAATTGGTGGATCACTTTCAAAAGTTTTGTCCATTTTCTACATTACTATAGATCAGAAGATTTCTGATGTCTTTGAGAGTCGTTATAAAAGAGTAAAAATAGTGAATGATACTAATATGAAAGAATAGTTTTACAGATCAACGTACAGTGTATTTAAACTTCTCATCACAGCAATGTATTCTGGAATTGAATCCTTAATCAAGCATCTCCGGAGTATCctgcttaaaaaaaaattgtaaacagATATTTCATTAGCAGAGCAGAACCTCCAATTAAAAACATAATGCATTTGGACTTAATAAATTCCCATGATCAACTCACAAGTATGTCATATTGGTCATATACCGCAAATCTGGGAAACTTGAAACAGATACACTCAAATCAGATATCCTCCTGCATATAGGAATCACAGTAAATGACTTATCCATTCAGATGTGCATATGACTTCATTCATAATCATTCATAATTACTAGACCGATCAGGTTGTGCTTACAACTCCTGTAGGTTTTTTAAAAAGGAGATACTTGAAGGAATAGGACCTGTCATAGATGTACCTTGCAGATTCCTGCAACAAATTAACGGAGCTTACTCAAATGGTAGGCATGCAGGCAAAGctttaaaatatatgtactatcaatataaatttatatgtacTTACAATATCGTTAATTTAGTCCAGTTCCCGATAAAATCAGGTATCTTTCCAGACAATCTACTCCCATCTATCCTACTGTAATCAacatatattattaagacactattcaatatatatttctaacaaataatattaactaTGGCTTACAAGTCTGATAGATTCTTTAGAGTATGAAATGACTCCGGTATGTTTCCAGTGAAGTTATTAGAAGAAAGCAGGCTGCATAAAAATGTAAAGTAAGACGATACGTATTAATCTTAGCTGTAACTCGAATTGTAAAAGCATATCTAAGAGACAGGAGCTAAGACGCATGAAGTTCGAATAATAAATATCTAggagaagaaaaaggaaaaaataatAAGCAAATTGAGATACTAAAAAGGATTAGTGTTCATCTGCGAGTTTGACTTGAACAGCTAACAGCTTGCAGCATTCTCTTGGAAAGTACTACTATCATTTCTTTCACTAGACTCAATTTTCTTCTGTTTACATAATTTTGTATCATCCACTTTGTATATCTAAATGTCTGGGAACATTACACAGATTCTCTATTTGAGAGCAGTTTTATATGTTATGGTTATTATAAAAGATCAATCAACTTTTTAGTGGTAAGGTTTACTAGGAGAACAAATGAACTCTTAAAAGTCCTCATGCGAAGTAGACTGGACCATTCCAGGGATTTCATTTCTTAATCCCAGAAGTTTTTGATCGGCGTATTTGTCTTGATCTTTCAGATTGAGTCCTTAAATCAGAAGAGAGAGCACCTATGTGGCACATGTCTTCTTAATTTCTTAACTATATATGTAGCCTAGCAGCAGACCAGAATGAAATAAATTAGTTGAAATTCCAGAGATTACATAACAGAAAGACTCGTAACTTACAGTCTTCTCAAGTTCCTCAAACTTCCAAGCTCTGTCGGTAGAGTTCCTCCTAGCTGATTATCTTCCAAGATCCTGCATATTAGGCTCACATCAAGCTCAAAAAGTTGTAGTTAAATGTAGAATTATATGCAGATATAAGGGTGTGCATATATACACAGAATTATCTACTCACAGCTCTTCAAGTGTTGATATGTTAGCTATTTCCCTTGGTATCGAACCACTAATACGGTTATCCACAAGGCTTCTGCAGTATATTTTCCAAGTTAACATATATCTGTTATCCTTATAAACCAATGTTATTGAGACATTTAACAAACTATATCTCCCTAACACTA
Coding sequences:
- the LOC108222931 gene encoding probable LRR receptor-like serine/threonine-protein kinase At1g53430 isoform X4; the protein is MNTLMGHRFHSVKHSFFLLVCFLWINHMRLEAKLLPPEEVQTLEAIAMKLKIKHWDVKRSSCSGGGGLSVVFDIPQPVSNVTCDCTFSNNSVCHVTHIQLKRLNLTGELPSEFSKLVFLQELELAQNYIHGTIPISFGHLPLITLSLVDNRISGSIPREIANISTLEELILEDNQLGGTLPTELGSLRNLRRLNLQGTSMTGPIPSSISFLKNLQELRISDLSVSVSSFPDLRYMTNMTYFRILRRCLIKDSIPEYIAVMRSLNTLDLSFNRLSGHIPDSIQPLESSLNFLYLNNNLLNGVIPSWISDSTRNFDVSYNNFTVPTSEDRCQKSRVNLVASQLSSTSNATLWCLKEDLPCPGNTKYYSLFINCGGPKIEAGGKEYKEDLVTEGASYFYYPTDRWAYSSTGVFMYNDRSNYVASNTNVTGEKYYQTARLSPSSLKYYGLCLRKGAYKVRLHFAEIQFSNDATFNSIGKRIFDISIQGNVVWKDFNIAERSGGFGKGITLEHDVNVSGSTLEIHLYWAGKGTTAVPDRGVYGPLISAISVTPKFNFKTRGLSTQAIAGIVVISLLSLALILVVLWISGLLGKTDVLDKELRGAIEQQTDYFSLRHIRAATNNFDRANMIGEGGFGPVYKGVLPDGLEIAVKQLSSTSRQGNREFINEIGLISALQHPNLVKLYGCCIEGNQLLLIYEYLENNSLARALFGREGHQLNLTWMTRKKIILGIARGLSHLHEESRLKIVHRDIKATNVLLDKDLNAKISDFGLAKLNEEENTHISTRVAGTAGYIAPEYAMRGHLTDKADVYSFGIVALEIVSGRSNTGYMPQENFEHLIDWAYILQEQGNLLEIVDPIVGTDYSKKEAKSMLNIALLCCNSSPTLRPSMSAVVTMLEGKKKVKTPCTTTHTTTNDNVKLKVFTKPSHRDSRTQSSPESLGARSTASTDESWHVDSSILIPSKDGSKLLDDLYDLNLE
- the LOC108222931 gene encoding probable LRR receptor-like serine/threonine-protein kinase At1g53440 isoform X3; translated protein: MNTLMGHRFHSVKHSFFLLVCFLWINHMRLEAKLLPPEEVQTLEAIAMKLKIKHWDVKRSSCSGGGGLSVVFDIPQPVSNVTCDCTFSNNSVCHVTHIQLKRLNLTGELPSEFSKLVFLQELELAQNYIHGTIPISFGHLPLITLSLVDNRISGSIPREIANISTLEELILEDNQLGGTLPTELGSLRNLRRLRIDGSRLSGKIPDFIGNWTKLTILNLQGTSMTGPIPSSISFLKNLQELRISDLSVSVSSFPDLRYMTNMTYFRILRRCLIKDSIPEYIAVMRSLNTLDLSFNRLSGHIPDSIQPLESSLNFLYLNNNLLNGVIPSWISDSTRNFDVSYNNFTVPTSEDRCQKSRVNLVASQLSSTSNATLWCLKEDLPCPGNTKYYSLFINCGGPKIEAGGKEYKEDLVTEGASYFYYPTDRWAYSSTGVFMYNDRSNYVASNTNVTGEKYYQTARLSPSSLKYYGLCLRKGAYKVRLHFAEIQFSNDATFNSIGKRIFDISIQGNVVWKDFNIAERSGGFGKGITLEHDVNVSGSTLEIHLYWAGKGTTAVPDRGVYGPLISAISVTPKFNFKTRGLSTQAIAGIVVISLLSLALILVVLWISGLLGKTDVLDKELRGAIEQQTDYFSLRHIRAATNNFDRANMIGEGGFGPVYKGVLPDGLEIAVKQLSSTSRQGNREFINEIGLISALQHPNLVKLYGCCIEGNQLLLIYEYLENNSLARALFGREGHQLNLTWMTRKKIILGIARGLSHLHEESRLKIVHRDIKATNVLLDKDLNAKISDFGLAKLNEEENTHISTRVAGTAGYIAPEYAMRGHLTDKADVYSFGIVALEIVSGRSNTGYMPQENFEHLIDWAYILQEQGNLLEIVDPIVGTDYSKKEAKSMLNIALLCCNSSPTLRPSMSAVVTMLEGKKKVKTPCTTTHTTTNDNVKLKVFTKPSHRDSRTQSSPESLGARSTASTDESWHVDSSILIPSKDGSKLLDDLYDLNLE